In Thermodesulfovibrionales bacterium, the genomic window CTTCCCTGTAAAAAGTAGTCCGGCAGTGTTTCATGACTTCGTCGCAAAAGACAGGCACCCAGGTGAGGAGATGGTCTCCGAGGAACGCTTTCTGGTCCTCGGAGAGGCCGCGCTCTGCGAGATAGCTCATAAACAGCAACTCAAGGGAGAGGTGGTCGGGAAGAAGATTCGTTTCCTCATCGATCATCAGGTCCGCGGTCCGGTAGAGCCTCTGCACCTCTTCCGTCGCCTTTCCCCAAAGCCGCGGCTCCTCTCCCAGAGGGTAGTTATAGAGCGACTCGTAAGGCTGCAGATGACCTGTCTCGTCGAGAAAGAGCTGTCTGAAATCAGCCCCAATTTCCTCCGCCGTATCGTTAAACTCCATAGTCAGTAATGCCTTGATGCTGAGCAGCGTTTCTTCCGAAGGCTCCTGCATGAAGAGGGAGGCAAAGAGTCGGTAAAAGGCAGCGCGTTCGGACCCGCTGTCATCGAAATACTTCACGATCACTCCGGAAGGTCTGTGGGAACTACCCTCGGAAAAGGCCCGGGGTTGCTGCGGAGCACGACCCCGGGACGCAGAAAACGCAGG contains:
- a CDS encoding molecular chaperone TorD family protein, with translation MKYFDDSGSERAAFYRLFASLFMQEPSEETLLSIKALLTMEFNDTAEEIGADFRQLFLDETGHLQPYESLYNYPLGEEPRLWGKATEEVQRLYRTADLMIDEETNLLPDHLSLELLFMSYLAERGLSEDQKAFLGDHLLTWVPVFCDEVMKHCRTTFYREAAALLKEYLSSDYEGLEGK